The following proteins are encoded in a genomic region of Mycoplasma sp. NEAQ87857:
- a CDS encoding DNA-directed RNA polymerase subunit beta', with amino-acid sequence MNNFDNEKDLNNAINKITLSLATDEDILSWSNGEVTKPETINYKSYKPEKDGLFDELIFGPTTDYKCPVCGTKYKKSDENSICSKTPACEKYKPQILPKITRRSRMGHIKLHNPVVHFWFFKIDHSIISKLLGLRVSDANKPVTKADLEKLIYYKSHMVLESGNLESLKKNTIIDINDAATIYEAALVEMLDHYDPDSEEYEDIELALNELREYAVSKIGKDFGIDFYQYNDIIHEYSEAKIGTGSQAIEYLLTHIDLEKEAAEVQAEIDYINNNSEEGLTSSKEQERQKLYKRLTIINSFIKSGQKPTNMLIYNLPVIPADLRPLVQLDGGRHSTSDVNELYRRIIIRNNRLSKWNESDAPMLIKQNEYRMIQEAVDALIDNARKKPSPVTSKDAHPLKSISDALTGKKGRFRQNLLGKRVDYSGRSVIVVGPTLKMHEVGIPRDMAAKLFEPWIIKELIKGEDSITSVKSAKKLIENLNPIIWPYVEKAIEGRPVLLNRAPTLHRLSIQAFQPVLIRGKAIKLHPLVTTAFNADFDGDQMAVHVPISDQAVREAKELMLASKNILGPKDGEPIINPSQDMILGLYYLTIEKENAKGEGNFYATYDDMLLAYENNVITLHTRVVLPISALDKKSISLNTNRPYIVSTVGKFILNKAFPSDFEFIFGKYVSKQYKLNPDGSEKVIEKETIHTSTDDLDRYTFEYGTNFKEAIENMGVNVALTKKDIAKIIRKVYEEYVAVVTMEDIAAIINNTNQINYTDKLNECKELIDYKGELIADSHAHIINNFLKDEFEEISFNMPKESQPNGLRWDISHYTKVLNNVWFKYTNYVASILDKIKNLGFKFSTISGTTISMNDITTLDTTKEKIKEGEIHTDQLKQYFEDGFLTDDERYSLVIQKWSKVKDSIEQDLKEVTKTDIDNPLFMMFTSGARGNSSNFTQLAGMRGLMNNNTKVLKADAENDRVVRSTVEIPVKSSFLDGLSAYEFYSSTHGARKGLTDTALNTAKSGYLTRRLVDVAQGIVVREEDCGSDFGFIVKDIKDTKTDTVIESLMERIEGRFTNNDIFDKDHNLIVKANTLITPKIADLLVNKHGLDKVEIRSVLSCHTKNGVCKRCYGKDLASNRIVNIGEAVGVVAAQSIGEPGTQLTMRTFHTGGVAGGEDITGGFGRLIELIDAYDFPWGRPAVISKVYGTIVSIAPSKDKSGKDTDVLLVGIETKNMDNMTEIIYESGKVSQKLRVKVGDFVVPGQKIFEGPIILNELLEAADTRAVQNYLLKEVQRLYRLQGITISDKYIEIIIRQMLSKIMITDPGDSHFFTGSLVDTFVYQRENGKLLAQGKKPAYGEVKIRGAKQTPLLSDSFLAAASYQETAKILVNSSIGKRVDHLEGLKENIILGHKIPAGTNSNYELKGKYDIRDPKSYFKDKYDPSIDMVISDDDLNLDFDILNNEAYYENESEEFDLDSAEFDSDFTEDY; translated from the coding sequence ATGAATAATTTTGATAACGAAAAAGATTTAAATAATGCAATCAATAAAATTACTCTTTCTCTTGCAACAGATGAAGATATTTTAAGTTGATCAAATGGTGAAGTTACTAAACCTGAAACCATTAACTATAAATCATATAAACCAGAAAAAGATGGTTTATTTGATGAATTAATTTTTGGTCCAACAACTGACTACAAATGTCCAGTTTGTGGAACCAAATACAAAAAAAGTGACGAAAATTCAATTTGTTCAAAAACTCCTGCTTGTGAAAAGTATAAACCACAAATTTTACCTAAAATTACACGTAGAAGTAGAATGGGACACATTAAATTACACAACCCAGTGGTTCACTTTTGATTCTTTAAAATCGATCACTCAATCATTTCTAAATTATTAGGATTAAGAGTTAGTGATGCTAATAAACCAGTTACTAAAGCTGATTTAGAAAAACTTATTTACTATAAATCACATATGGTTTTAGAAAGTGGAAACTTAGAATCATTAAAGAAAAATACAATTATTGACATTAATGATGCTGCTACCATTTATGAAGCTGCATTAGTTGAAATGTTAGACCACTATGATCCAGATTCTGAAGAATATGAAGATATTGAATTAGCTTTAAATGAACTTAGAGAATATGCGGTTTCAAAAATCGGAAAAGACTTTGGGATTGATTTCTATCAATACAATGACATTATTCACGAATATTCTGAAGCTAAAATTGGTACAGGTTCTCAAGCAATTGAATACTTATTAACTCATATTGATTTAGAAAAAGAAGCTGCTGAAGTTCAAGCAGAAATTGACTACATCAATAATAACTCAGAAGAAGGATTAACAAGTTCTAAAGAACAAGAACGTCAAAAACTTTACAAACGTTTAACTATTATTAACTCATTCATTAAATCAGGTCAAAAACCAACTAATATGTTAATTTACAACTTACCAGTTATTCCAGCTGATTTAAGACCTTTAGTTCAATTAGATGGTGGAAGACACTCAACTAGTGATGTTAATGAGTTATACCGTAGAATTATTATTAGAAATAATCGTTTATCAAAATGAAATGAATCAGATGCTCCAATGTTAATTAAACAAAACGAGTACCGTATGATCCAAGAAGCTGTTGATGCTTTAATTGATAACGCAAGAAAAAAACCATCACCAGTTACTTCGAAAGATGCTCACCCATTAAAATCTATTTCAGATGCTTTAACAGGTAAAAAAGGTCGTTTTAGACAAAACCTTTTAGGAAAACGTGTTGATTACTCAGGAAGAAGTGTTATTGTTGTTGGACCTACTTTAAAAATGCATGAAGTTGGTATTCCTAGAGATATGGCCGCTAAATTATTTGAACCTTGAATTATTAAAGAATTAATTAAAGGTGAAGATAGTATTACTAGTGTTAAATCTGCTAAAAAATTAATTGAAAACTTAAACCCAATTATTTGACCATATGTAGAAAAAGCTATTGAAGGAAGACCAGTACTATTAAACCGTGCTCCTACATTGCACCGTTTAAGTATCCAAGCATTCCAACCAGTATTAATTAGAGGTAAAGCTATTAAACTTCACCCATTAGTAACTACAGCGTTTAACGCTGACTTCGATGGGGACCAGATGGCTGTCCATGTTCCTATTTCTGATCAAGCCGTTAGAGAAGCTAAAGAACTTATGTTAGCTTCAAAAAACATTCTTGGACCTAAAGATGGGGAACCTATTATCAACCCTTCACAGGATATGATTCTTGGGTTATACTACTTAACTATTGAAAAAGAAAATGCTAAAGGTGAAGGGAATTTCTATGCAACTTATGATGATATGTTATTAGCGTATGAAAACAATGTTATTACACTTCATACAAGAGTTGTATTACCAATTAGTGCTTTAGATAAAAAATCTATTTCATTAAACACTAATAGACCTTATATTGTTTCAACAGTTGGTAAGTTCATTTTAAATAAAGCTTTCCCAAGTGATTTTGAATTTATTTTTGGTAAATATGTATCAAAACAATATAAATTAAATCCTGATGGAAGTGAAAAAGTTATAGAAAAAGAAACTATTCATACATCAACTGATGATTTAGATAGATATACTTTTGAATATGGAACTAACTTCAAAGAAGCTATTGAAAATATGGGTGTTAATGTTGCATTAACCAAAAAAGATATAGCTAAAATCATCCGTAAAGTTTATGAAGAATATGTAGCAGTTGTTACAATGGAAGATATTGCTGCAATTATTAATAATACTAACCAAATCAATTACACTGATAAATTAAACGAATGTAAAGAATTAATTGATTACAAAGGTGAATTAATCGCTGATTCTCATGCACATATTATTAATAATTTCTTAAAAGATGAATTTGAAGAAATTAGCTTCAATATGCCAAAAGAATCTCAGCCTAATGGACTTAGATGAGATATTAGTCACTATACAAAAGTATTAAACAATGTTTGATTTAAATATACAAACTATGTTGCAAGCATCTTAGATAAAATCAAAAACTTAGGATTTAAGTTCTCAACTATTTCAGGAACTACAATCTCAATGAACGATATTACTACTTTAGATACAACTAAAGAGAAAATTAAAGAAGGTGAAATCCATACTGATCAATTAAAACAATACTTTGAAGATGGATTTTTAACTGATGATGAGCGTTATAGTTTAGTAATTCAAAAATGATCTAAAGTTAAAGACTCAATCGAGCAAGATCTTAAAGAAGTTACAAAAACTGACATTGATAACCCATTATTTATGATGTTTACCTCTGGAGCTAGAGGGAACTCATCTAACTTTACCCAGCTTGCTGGTATGCGTGGTTTAATGAACAACAACACCAAAGTTCTTAAAGCCGATGCTGAAAACGACCGGGTAGTTAGATCAACAGTTGAAATTCCTGTTAAATCTTCATTCCTTGATGGGCTTAGTGCCTATGAGTTTTATTCATCAACCCACGGGGCCAGAAAAGGACTTACAGATACTGCTCTTAACACTGCTAAATCAGGGTACTTAACTCGTAGATTAGTTGATGTGGCTCAAGGGATTGTTGTTAGAGAAGAAGATTGTGGAAGTGACTTTGGATTTATTGTTAAAGACATTAAAGATACCAAAACTGATACAGTTATTGAATCATTAATGGAAAGAATTGAAGGTAGATTTACCAACAATGATATCTTTGACAAAGATCATAACCTTATTGTTAAAGCTAACACTTTAATTACTCCTAAAATTGCTGATTTATTAGTAAATAAACACGGTTTAGATAAAGTAGAAATTCGTTCAGTATTATCTTGTCATACTAAAAACGGAGTATGTAAACGTTGTTATGGAAAAGATTTAGCTTCAAATAGAATCGTTAATATTGGTGAAGCTGTTGGGGTAGTAGCAGCTCAATCAATCGGGGAACCTGGAACTCAGCTTACCATGCGTACATTCCATACCGGAGGGGTTGCTGGTGGAGAAGATATTACAGGTGGATTTGGTAGATTGATCGAGTTAATCGATGCTTATGATTTCCCTTGAGGTAGACCTGCAGTTATTTCTAAAGTTTATGGAACTATTGTTTCTATAGCTCCTTCAAAAGATAAATCAGGAAAAGACACTGATGTATTATTAGTTGGAATTGAAACTAAAAACATGGATAATATGACTGAAATTATTTATGAAAGTGGTAAAGTTTCACAAAAACTAAGAGTTAAAGTTGGTGATTTTGTGGTTCCTGGTCAAAAAATCTTTGAAGGTCCAATTATCTTAAATGAATTACTTGAAGCTGCTGATACTAGAGCGGTACAAAACTACTTATTAAAAGAAGTACAAAGACTTTACCGTTTACAAGGTATTACCATTTCAGATAAATATATTGAAATTATCATCCGTCAAATGCTTTCAAAAATTATGATTACCGATCCTGGAGATTCTCATTTCTTCACAGGAAGCTTAGTGGATACTTTTGTATACCAAAGAGAAAATGGAAAATTATTAGCTCAAGGTAAAAAACCAGCTTATGGAGAAGTAAAAATTAGAGGGGCAAAACAAACTCCTTTATTATCTGATTCATTCCTTGCTGCTGCATCATACCAAGAAACAGCTAAGATTTTAGTTAACTCATCAATTGGTAAAAGAGTAGATCACTTAGAAGGTCTTAAAGAAAACATTATTTTAGGACACAAAATTCCTGCAGGAACTAATTCTAATTATGAACTAAAAGGAAAATACGATATCCGTGATCCAAAATCATACTTTAAAGATAAATACGATCCATCAATTGATATGGTTATTTCAGATGATGATTTAAACCTTGATTTTGATATTCTAAATAATGAAGCATATTATGAAAATGAAAGTGAAGAATTTGATTTAGATTCAGCGGAATTTGATTCAGATTTCACTGAAGATTATTAA